ACGCATGAGCTTCACCCAAACTAAGGATGCCGTGAAGCTGCTCGTGGAAAAATTCCCTGAAGGGCGCCGTAAGCTGGTGGAAGACAAAGCCAATGGCCCAGCGGTAATTGATTCGTTGAAATCTACCGTGTCAGGCTTAATTCCTGTTGAGCCAGACGGCAGCAAAATCGCGCGCGCTCACGCATGTACCGCCGAGTGGGAGGCGGGTAACGTGTGGCTACCACACAAAGACATTGCGCCGTGGATAGTGGAAACCGTGGAGGAAATTACCACGTTCCCATTCGCTGGCCATGACGACACGGTGGATGCGATGACACAAGCGTTGCGTGATTTATATCAGAAGAAAAAAGGCGGTTTCTTCACAACCAAGAGGTAATTCTATGTGGCCGTTTAAAAGGCGAAAAATTGCAGAACAGATTGCACCGCCTAAGCGGTCAGCATTTACCACAGATTTGTACCCTGCATTAGCAAAAGAAAATGGGTTTAACGGGTTAGCTCTACCACAGCCGATGATTAACGGTGTGGGGATGGACAGTATTGATACTTCCGTTCCCTCATTTAAAGGTGAGCAAGTGTATGGCGTGCCCGAATCGCAAGCGGCTTGGTATGCGAGCCAAATGTTTATTGGCAACAATATGTGCGCCATTATTGCGAAACATTGGCTGGTGGATAAGGCCTGTAATATGCCTGCCCGTGATGCCATTCGCCAAGGGTATGATATTGATTGCGATAATGACGATGACAGCGCTATCAGCAAGAAGCTACGCAAGCGCGATAAAAAGTACCGCATACAGCATCATTTGAAAGAGCTTATTCACTTTGGGCGTGTGTATGGCGGCCGATTAGCACTGTTTGTTGTAGAGACATCAAACCCGAAAGAATGGTACGAAAACCCGTTTAACCTCGATGGCGTGACTAAAGGGATGTACAAGGGGATCAAGCAAATTGACCCACAATGGGTGACGCCTGATTTAACTGATTCCAATATCCAAGACCCTGCCAGCATGGATTTTTACGACCCAACCTATTATGTGATCGCGGGGCGCAAATACCATAAATCGCACTTTATTAAGTTTGTCCCGTTTCCCGTGCCTAACGTGCTAAAGCCGCTGTATAACTACTTTGGTGTTTCGGTACCAGAGCGTATTTATGAGCGGGTCTATGCTTCCGAACGTACAGCAAATGAAGCCCCACAACTGGCGATGACCAAACGGTTATTGACTATCGGTATGGCAGACCCTGAAGGTGCGGATAAGAACACCATTCAGGAAAACATGCTTTATTTTATGGAGATGCGCGATAACTATGGCGTGCAGGTAATGGGGAAAGAGGACGTTGCACAGCAGTTCGATACTTCGCTAGCGGATTTAGATGCCACCATTATGACGCAATACCAGCTGGTGGCCGCGGCGGCAAATGTGCCAGCAACTAAGTTACTGGGTACAACACCGAAGGGCTTTAATGCGACGGGTGAATATGAAGAGTCGAACTACCGTGAAGAGCTGGAAAGTGTGCAATCAAACGACTTAGAAGAACTTTTGCAGCGTCATTACGACATGTTGATGCGCAGCGAAGAATTACCGCTGACTGAAATATCGGTTACGTGGGCGCCACTCGATAGCCCAACGGCGGCAGAGAGTGCCGATATTGAGTTGAAATCAGCTCAGATGGACGCGGCTCTAGCGGCTACGGGTGCAATTGATGGGTTGGATATCCGTAAAAAACTGGCTGCAGATAAAGAGTCGAGCTATTACGGCATTGATGTGAACGAGAGTGACTATGTCGAGACGAATACGAGTCCGAACGAAAAAGGCGAAGTGGGCAACCTCCCGCCAAGCGGTATTGAAGGGCAAGCCCCTACAGTATTCAGCAGCGCCATCTAGCCGTTATCAACGTGAGATGTCACGGTTAATCAGCTCAATGATTAAAGACTATGAAAACGTATTTAGTGAATTGAAGGAGGATTTTGATGGCGCCACGATGGATGCCAGCATTGCGAGTCAAACACGGATTTGGCTCAACCGGCTAAAACGCAAGTGGGATAAAATTTTTAATACGCAGTCTAGCGCCATGGCCGATAAGTTTGTTTCACAAGCCGATATAGGTGCGCAGCGTAATTTAGACGATTCCCTTAAACAGCTTTCCGGTGGCATTACGATTAAAACCCCTGCAATGCCTGATGCGTTAAAAGACCGAATGATAGCCGCCACGGCTGAAAATGTTTCCCTGATTAAATCCATCCCTAGCCAATTTCATCAACGTATCGAGAGTGCAGCGTTACGCTCTATTTCCCAAGGAGGCGAGGGCGCAAAAACCTTATTAGATGAAATCAGGCACACAGGCTGCGTAACAGAGAGCCGAGCGAATTTTATCGCCGTTGACCAAACGCGAAAAATCACGACTGCGGCAAACTATGAGCGCATGAAATCAGCGGGAATTCGTAAGGCTATTTGGCATCACTCTGGTGGAAGCGCTGAACCTAGAGAATGGCATCTACAGCTGGATGGTGAAGTGTTTGATTTAGACAACCCACCGATTATTGACCCCAAAACGGGTGAGCGTGGATTGCCGGGGCAATTACCTAACTGCAAGTGCTTTTGGACGCCCGTTATCGATTTCAGTGGAATAGAAAGTGGTGAGGAGACATGACAAAACGAACCTATGACAACAACGGCTGGCTCGAAGTGACAGATAACCCCATCTCAAAAGTTGGGGTTTTTGATTATTTGGGGGCAGAGATTGGTGCGCCGGTACCCGATAAAATCTATCGCGTATTGCGGCCACCGGAAGAACTGGCCAGCGAAGCGACAATTAACTCTTTCAAACTTACCCCGTTCATCATTGAACATGAAATGTTAGGCAAACACGCGACCCCAGTGGAGAAAAAAGGCATTCAAGGGGTGATTGGTGAGAATGTCTATTTTGACCCTCCGTATCTTAGAGCCAATATCAAGATCTTTTCAGATGTGGCGCTTAGCAATATCGATAGCGGCAAAATCGACCTTTCACCTGGTTATCGCAGTAAATATGAATTCACCTCTGGCATTTATGAAGGCCAACACTATGACGCCATTCAGCGTCACCTACGTGGCAATCACCTCGCATTAGTGGATGAAGGGCGAACTGGCCCTGACGTCGCTGTGCAAGATCACCTCGTTATCACTATCGACACAAAGGAACTTATTCGCATGAACGAAGAAGAAAACAAAGAGAAGCAAACCGCTGATGAAGGTGCGTTTACAGCGGAGCAAGTCACTGCGCTGAAAAGCATTATTGCAGAGGTGATTGCACAAACTAAGCCTTCAACCGATGAAAATCTGGAAGAAGAAAAGAAATCTACTGATGCTGATCCTGAAGAAGAGCAAAAAGCGGAAGAAGCCGTGGCAGCCGCTGAAGTTGCAGCAGAGGAAGCCACAACCGGTACACCTGAAGCCGTAGAAGCTGCCGAGGTGGCGATTGAGACCGCCGTTGAAGCGATTGAAGAAGCCAAGGAGCATCTCGACCAAGCGACAACTGATAGCTTAAATCGCCGACTCAAACGCTTGAAAAACGGCATCGGCACAATGGATGAGATTGCATCTTTAAAGCGCAAAATTAAGCGTTTGGAAGCGTCAAAGCCCACGATGGATACTGGCGCACTGTTAAAGCAAATCGGTGA
The window above is part of the Providencia sp. R33 genome. Proteins encoded here:
- a CDS encoding phage portal protein, giving the protein MWPFKRRKIAEQIAPPKRSAFTTDLYPALAKENGFNGLALPQPMINGVGMDSIDTSVPSFKGEQVYGVPESQAAWYASQMFIGNNMCAIIAKHWLVDKACNMPARDAIRQGYDIDCDNDDDSAISKKLRKRDKKYRIQHHLKELIHFGRVYGGRLALFVVETSNPKEWYENPFNLDGVTKGMYKGIKQIDPQWVTPDLTDSNIQDPASMDFYDPTYYVIAGRKYHKSHFIKFVPFPVPNVLKPLYNYFGVSVPERIYERVYASERTANEAPQLAMTKRLLTIGMADPEGADKNTIQENMLYFMEMRDNYGVQVMGKEDVAQQFDTSLADLDATIMTQYQLVAAAANVPATKLLGTTPKGFNATGEYEESNYREELESVQSNDLEELLQRHYDMLMRSEELPLTEISVTWAPLDSPTAAESADIELKSAQMDAALAATGAIDGLDIRKKLAADKESSYYGIDVNESDYVETNTSPNEKGEVGNLPPSGIEGQAPTVFSSAI
- a CDS encoding phage head morphogenesis protein, which gives rise to MIKDYENVFSELKEDFDGATMDASIASQTRIWLNRLKRKWDKIFNTQSSAMADKFVSQADIGAQRNLDDSLKQLSGGITIKTPAMPDALKDRMIAATAENVSLIKSIPSQFHQRIESAALRSISQGGEGAKTLLDEIRHTGCVTESRANFIAVDQTRKITTAANYERMKSAGIRKAIWHHSGGSAEPREWHLQLDGEVFDLDNPPIIDPKTGERGLPGQLPNCKCFWTPVIDFSGIESGEET
- a CDS encoding DUF2213 domain-containing protein, whose protein sequence is MTKRTYDNNGWLEVTDNPISKVGVFDYLGAEIGAPVPDKIYRVLRPPEELASEATINSFKLTPFIIEHEMLGKHATPVEKKGIQGVIGENVYFDPPYLRANIKIFSDVALSNIDSGKIDLSPGYRSKYEFTSGIYEGQHYDAIQRHLRGNHLALVDEGRTGPDVAVQDHLVITIDTKELIRMNEEENKEKQTADEGAFTAEQVTALKSIIAEVIAQTKPSTDENLEEEKKSTDADPEEEQKAEEAVAAAEVAAEEATTGTPEAVEAAEVAIETAVEAIEEAKEHLDQATTDSLNRRLKRLKNGIGTMDEIASLKRKIKRLEASKPTMDTGALLKQIGERDSLAHKLTPFLGVFDHAAMTKQQVAEYGVDKLGIQCGKGNEAIALDAWMQGRVPDSQKATVTMDSAVSNQSIMDKWGAK